The DNA segment GAAGGCTTCAAAGGTTGGCGGCACAGCCGTGGTATCCAATTGAATGGTGAGTTCGCTCCCCGTTGTTGGGAAGTTTGCCGCACTGCGGTTGGTAATTTGCGTGACCTTCACTTGAGTATTGCCTGAGTTCGCTGCATCTGGGGTGATTTTGGGCGCAGCGGCGGCAATGCCTTTGGGATCTGTCATCACCACTTCAATACCATTCGCCGCTCCCGCGGTTGGACGAATCGCGAATCTATCCCCAGAGGCCATGGCGCCGGCTTTAATATCAATAGAGAATCCCGCGCCACCTTCGAGCTTAGTGCCATTTAAGGTGAGCGGTGTGATAGTGCCGGTTTGCGTGTCTCTGAGTTCATAGGTGGCTGGCGCCGTAAAAGACAGCTCGTAGGAGCCACCCGATAAAGCGCTCGTATCGTCAATATTGACACCTAAGGTCGCATTACCTGTGTTGCCGGAAAATCCAGCCACACGGCCAATAGACATCAGTGGATCGTTGATATCCTTAAAGATATCGGCGCCCACTTGGCCATTAAGATCGAATCCTTGCGCCTGTAACTTGTTAAAGTTATCGGCAACCCCAAGGGCCAGTTGGTCGAGTTCCAACCCCGCAGGCACTAGAGTTTGTTCACGATAGTCAAACAAGGCACCGAGCTGACCGCCTAACTTACTAGGGTCGACACGTACACTTTGAGAGCCGATGCTCGACATCAACTGCAGTTCATTCGGGAAAGGGTCGCCCGTCGCAGTGCTGACCGACATGGGGACTTCACCCGAAACCAGCATAATTGCGCCGCCGAGCATGATGCTTTTGGCCCCGTTTTCTAAGGGGATCACATTCACCTGCGCGTACTGACTCAGCTCCTGTACCAATGCATCTTGCTTGTCCAGTAACATGGCGTCTTGGTTCGGCGACTTCATCAACTCGAGGTTTAGATTAGCAAGTTCAGTGCTGATCTCATTGATGCGCTTCGTCATACCTGTGATTTGATCATTAGTTTGAGTCAGTTGTCCGTTCAGCGTCGACTGCATCTGGTTCAAACTGTTCGCCAATTGTTTGGCATCGTTTAAAGTCGAGCTTCGAATGCCCAAGTCCGCTGGCAAGTCCGCCAAACTATTTAGCCCTGAAAACAAATCGTTCAAGCTCTGTGGCACTATTTTGCCAATTTGCGAGAAGACTTGGTCAAGCTCGCTCAACTTGCCGTAGCTCGCTTCGGCCGCACTCAGCGTGGTTTGGCCAATCCGCAATTCGCGTGCAGCATAGTCGTTGTAAATACGCTTAACATCAGAGACATAAGTACCTGTGCCATAGAAGCTATTACCAAGACGTTGTGAATCTAACGTGGTTTGCGTCGCCACTTGTCTGTGATAACCCGCGGTGTTGGCATTGGCGATGTTATTACTGGTCACCCCCAGTTGTGACTGGGATGCGAGCACGCCTGTACGGGCAATATTTAATAGATCGATAGCCATCAGCCGATACTCCCCAACACTAACATCCTATGAAGAATGATCATTTGTCTTCTCCTGGCAGTATCGATTTCAGCTCTTCGCTGATGGACTGCATGACTTTAATGACTTTTTCAGCATATTTAGGATCGGTGGCATAGCCAGCATCCTGTAATGCTCGAATAAACTGAGTTGGTGACGCCGCGACTTTCTTCGCCGCCTGATAACGCTCACCCTCAGCAATAAAGGAAACAAAATCGTTAAAACTGTGCTCGAAATCGGCATACACCCTAAAATCGGCTTTTTGTCTAACGGCAATACCCTGCTCAAATTCCAAGGTACTCACGTTAGCCTTATCACCTTGCCAACGACGATCGGCTTTAATGTTGA comes from the Shewanella seohaensis genome and includes:
- the flgK gene encoding flagellar hook-associated protein FlgK; the encoded protein is MAIDLLNIARTGVLASQSQLGVTSNNIANANTAGYHRQVATQTTLDSQRLGNSFYGTGTYVSDVKRIYNDYAARELRIGQTTLSAAEASYGKLSELDQVFSQIGKIVPQSLNDLFSGLNSLADLPADLGIRSSTLNDAKQLANSLNQMQSTLNGQLTQTNDQITGMTKRINEISTELANLNLELMKSPNQDAMLLDKQDALVQELSQYAQVNVIPLENGAKSIMLGGAIMLVSGEVPMSVSTATGDPFPNELQLMSSIGSQSVRVDPSKLGGQLGALFDYREQTLVPAGLELDQLALGVADNFNKLQAQGFDLNGQVGADIFKDINDPLMSIGRVAGFSGNTGNATLGVNIDDTSALSGGSYELSFTAPATYELRDTQTGTITPLTLNGTKLEGGAGFSIDIKAGAMASGDRFAIRPTAGAANGIEVVMTDPKGIAAAAPKITPDAANSGNTQVKVTQITNRSAANFPTTGSELTIQLDTTAVPPTFEAFDANGTSLGAPAAYTPPSISAFGFTFEVDSSAAAAGDKFTFDLSFAEGDNTNALAMAKLSETKVMNGGKSTLADVFEQTKQDIGSQTKAAEVRVGAADAIYQQAYARVESESGVNLDEEAANLMRFQQAYQASARIMSTAQQIFDTLLTSVR